The Sorghum bicolor cultivar BTx623 chromosome 6, Sorghum_bicolor_NCBIv3, whole genome shotgun sequence genome contains the following window.
ATACTTATTATCtgtgtcttgtttagttcacctaaaaaactaaaaacttttcaagatttctcgtcatatcaatttttacggcacatgcataaagcattaaatacagtcaaaaacaaaaactaattacacatttttttttgtaaatcgcgagatgaatcttttgagcctagttagtttataattgaacaatatttgccacaaacaaacgaaagtgctatagtggccgaaaatttttcatttcaccaactaaacaaagccttgttCCAATTAGGCTACCACACATGGTGCAAAACAGTTTGGTaagttcgcaaaaaaaaaactatttctATTGAGTTGTCCCTTATGTCAAATGGGCTAGGGATGATGCCACTGGCCACGTTGGGGCGAACGTTGAGCGTTGGGCGTCATGGCTCGTCATGGGCGTCTTGGAGCGAGCGTTGGGCATCACGCTCGTATAAAAAGAACTATTTCTAAGAAGGGTTTGCTATTTAATGTCTGCATACCATCTaataaattgtaagtcattctaaaaattttaaaaaatcaaagcattttaaatttgatcaaaattatagaaaaaattataaaaaattataaaatcaaatagatatactataaaaatataactaataaagaatataatgatactttgtggatatcataaatattgttatcttatcaaataaatttgattaaacttgtgatgctttgactctcaagaatcttaaaataacttataatttaggatggagggagtattgatTACTGAATCGCTAAATGGTTTTACTAGTTTAGATATAAAATTTTGATCCGGCATACCCTACATAAAAATCCTAAGATCCGCCACTGCCTTTAGAATCGGGTCCCCACGGGAAGCGAGGACGGAGGCTTGCATACCATCTCTGGTCTCGTGAACCCGTCGGAAACAACTTTAGCTCCATTTAATTTTCTATAGAAAACAAAATCTATATCATTCCGTACTTTAATGGATGAATTTCTCACAGAGAATCGCGGGCTTGACATCTCGAGCCAGAACCAGAAGGAGTACCAGGTCTAGGCCCAAGAGCGTGAAAGTGAGCGGCCCAGACTCGAAGGTATTCGTCGTGATGCCCGCACAGTGGGAACCTCGTCCTGTCCGATGCCGCAAACTCGACCCACATGACGGACACTTTCCTCCCCggagccaaggccttgtttagtttccaaaaatttttgcaaaacttttcagccctttcacatcgaatctttagacgtatgcatgtagcattaaatatagacaaaaataaaaagtaattatacagtttggtcggaattgacgagacgaatcttttgagcctagttagtccatgattagacaatatttgtcaaatacaaacaaaattggtactcttcacattttgcaaaatattttggaactaaacaaggcccaagatggGCTTGGCCGGATTGTCCCATGGACTCGTGTCCAACAAGAACTCGCTTGACACGCTGATCAGTGATCACCAGGTGTGCTTGACCTGCTAAAAAAAATTGTGCTTGACGTCAATGGACAGAGGATGTGCTCCCGTTCTGCAGCTGTATAGAAGGTTTCTTCCTCTAAACCGTGGCAGCAACCAAAGCATAGGTGGTCTGAATGATGTTAGGCTGTCTATCATTAGCCATCAATCACGACTCAAATCACAGATAAACCAAAATATTACTCAAATTTGACGCAATTGCACATGTGCGCGCCTTCCTTTGGCTATGGAGGAAGGCAACGACGACGCGAAGCACAGAGTTCTCCGTCAGTGCGTTCTCGGTCCTGCCTCTCTTTTCCCAGCAGCTCTCTGCTTCAGGAAAGGACTTGTCTTTTCCTTTCCTGCTACTCGGTTGCCCTCGCCCTCAGCAATCTGAGAAAATTCTGCGTTTTCATTTCATGATTTcatccagggccttgtttaggcctcgtttagttccatttttttttaaaataggaatagtagcactttcgtttgtatttgacaaatattgtccaatcattaactaactaggctcaaaagattcgtctcgtcaattctgaccaaactgtgcaattagtttttatttttatctatatttaatactccatgcaagtgtctaaagatttgatgtgacgaggaatctgataaattttgcaaaattttttgggaactaaacaaggccagttcaccctgaaaaccaaaaagttttcaagattccctgtcacaccGAATCTTTCAacatatacatgaagcattaaatatagacgaaaataaaaactaattacacagtttacctgtaaatcgcgagacgaatcttttgatcctagttagttcataattggacaatatttgccacaaacaaatgaacgtgctacagtagcgaaatccaaaattttttcacatctaaacaagtccGAAGCTGGTTTGTCGTGGTTTCAGATTTATATCCATACACGCCAGCTCGTTTTGCGAGCGGGGTGATCTAGGTGCTAGTCTGCTAGAAGCCAATATGCATGAAATGCATCCGTGAAGAAAAGAAAACTCTTTCGCACTGGCTGCCTTGATGTTATCGGAAATTCTTTCCCGTGAACTGTACGTAATCGGTAAAAAGCAGACGGGAACGGAGACGGCAACGCGGTCACTGGTCACTGGTCAGCCatgacgcggcggcggcggctggcctTCCGCGTGGAATTACTTGCTCCACACATCTTCCTCGATCGGCAGGCTATAACACGGGAAATTTTCTCCGGCCCATGCACAACCGCTGGAAAGTCCCAAGTCCTAACTCGAGTCCACTTATCCACAGTCTAACAtgcttttttagtttttttttctcttatgATGAGGGGGGTTGGCCAACATGATTGGCAGAACGGCACCGAGCTCACGGGCTAAACTTCACCATCCAATCCATAGACAAAAGGTGCTTTTGACATCAAATCCACCTGTCGTCCGCTTAATAGTTATTGTAAATACGTACAGGAACTTTTTATGGTATGTTTATGTCATTGGGTCCCGGACCTTAAAAACGTTACTTCTGTATGTCATTAAACTTATCAAATGGTGCCTACTGACTACATGTCCGTACGTATTATACATATGTCACTGTGTCAGTCACACCTTAGCAATTAGGAAACGGAAACATGACCCATATTCTTGTTCTAATGTTTCACGTTTCGAAAATATTTGTGTTCTAAAAACACAAATATTCTCATTCTCACATTATAAAATGATATTCCAAGTACGTATTATCCATATATCACTGTGTCAACACCTTAGCAGTCTGGAAACGGAAACATGACCCACGTTCTTGTTCTCATGTTTCACGTTTCGAAAACACAAATGTTCTCATTCTCACATTATAAAATGATATTCCAAGTTTTTCTGGTTCCGGGACGAAAACATGGCTTCTATAGTCAACACCTTGCTACTACCTACGTGTCAAGCTAAGGCTAGTATAAACAATGATCCATTAGGTCCATATATTATCAACAATAAAGTCACATCCCACCATTCGCCTTTACCCGCACTAGGCCTCTCATCCCTGGCCATGGTCGACAGTAAGGAAGCGTCACCAAGCGGTAAGCGCCATCGAAAGCTAGAGAGAGAACATGCAAGGAGAGGAGAGAAACACGGTGTGGATAACATATGGATCCTACATATTAATAATATTCACATCAACATGACATATAGACAGTTAGAGTAAGGCAAATAATAAAGCCAAGGTGTTTAGCTATTAGCCAAGTTAGAagagccaagttatacaataaTAGTCTCTTATTTGTCTATAAGAATTTTTTTATAGTTAGTTTTGCCCATGCCTCACCTTTTCTTTCCTAATCCTCCTCATATTCACTTAGTGTATGGACTTGTGCCTAGCTTGTTGCTTGCATGAGTATCAAActttccttctctctctctctctctctctctctctctctctcctccagcATTTGCTTTGGCTATAAGCCAATTATTGTACCTTCTCTAGGTGCCGACATGGGTAATATGGACATGCAATGTATGATTGGATAAGTTTAAATCTTGTTTGGTTGAGCTATATGGCTTCTGGAAAAAGGCTATTGTGAACTATGGATTGTGGAAAAAACTATTGAACTAAGAGTTGtgtgaaaaaacaaaaaatgttTGGTTAGAGCAGCTATGAAATACATGTAATACTCTTGATGGATAAAGTTCTTAGGATACAGAAATGACAATAATAAAGTTGTTAGGATCGGATCCAAAGATTCAGAGCTCCAACATATGAAGGTGTAAAGATTCTCTTAAGAAACCCCAAAAATGATGAGACGGATCGGTACTGCACTGAAGCAGGGGAATGTGGAATGTCTCAATCCGCAGTTCGTATATATTAGACCGCCGATATCCTTTCCACCCGACGTGCCGGCAACGACGAAAGAAGTTGCAGGATTCCTCCATCCATCACCTTCCACCGTGCTGATGCCGACCCTCCCCAGactcttccttttttttttttctttttgggtAATGATTAATGACCTTCCCCACACACCCAGCCACACACTAGTTGTAGTTGATCtcgaccaaaaaaaaaaagaacacggGCGTCCGGGGGAGGCGGCGTTTGGAACCTTCGGTAGCGCCCTGTCACCGCATCGGTTGCCCCCCACATGAACCTGCCGCAACTTGCAAGGAGGAGCAAGTCGATTAGCTTACGCTTCCCCATTTACCGCCCGGTCTAAGCAACGCTATTGAGGTGGTACACGACGATCTCCGTCGTCCACCGCGCATCCAAGGAGCTTGGGAGAAACACGCAAAAAGCTGGAAGCAGCGCGTGCGCAGAGCCCTGGATTGGAACGCCGTCTTCCAATCTTGACGAATCATGGGCCACATGAGAGCGACCATCGGCTTCACTGGATGGGTGCCCGCCGAGCCAACTTCACTCACGTGCCGTATGAAAATGGGCTAacgacttatatatatatcatcagCAAATAAAAAGCGTCCACGCAGACGTGGAAGCTTAATTAGCTTGGTGTAGGCGGGTAGTACGTACGTAGGAGTACGTGCTTTGCTTGCAAGATGAAGAGGCAGTGGAGCCACCCGTCGGTCGTGCTCCCGCTGCTCGTCGTCGTCTTCCTGCTCCTCACGTTCCGGTGCTCCCTGCGCCAGCACGCGCAGCAGGCTTTTTCTagccgccgcggcgccgccgccgacgacgacgcgggAAGATACGCCGTCGACGCCAAACTCGCGGAGCTCGCGGCCGTGGACCCGGCCGCGTCGGCGGTGCTACGGGCCGCCGAGACGCTGCTGGAGAGGAACCTGACGTGGGCGAGGGCTCCCCCGGAGCGCCGGGACGCCGCGGTGCGCGGCCTCCGCGACTGGCTCGGCAGGCAGCGGTTCGAGCCCCAGGTGATGGCCCAGCTCCTGGACCTCATCAAGCGCCCCATCGACCGGTACGCGTACGCCGGGGAGACGGGCGGCGACGACGTGCCGGTGCGGCCGTACGCGTCGTGCGCCGTGGTGGGCAACAGCGGCATCCTGCTGGCGCGGGAGCACGGCGCGCTCATCGACGGCCACGACCTGGTGATCCGGCTCAACAACGCGCCCGCGGGCGCCGGCAGGTACGCGCGCCACGTCGGCTCCAAGACCGGCCTCGCGTTCCTCAACAGCAACGTGCTGAGCGGGTGCGTGGGCGCGCCGCGCCTGGCCGGCCGGCTTGGCGGCTGCCGTTACTGCCGCCTCGCCTACGGCGACCGCGTGCCCATCCTCACCTACATGTGCAACGCGGCGCACTTCGCGGAGCACGCGGTGTGCAACGCCGACGACGGCGGTGCCGCGGCGCCGGTGATCGTGACGGACCCGCGGCTGGACGCGCTGTGCGCGCGGATCGTCAAGTACTACTCGCTGCGGCGGTTCGTGCGCGAGACGGGGCGGCCCGCCGAGGAGTGGGGCACGCGGCACGAGGAGGGCATGTTCCACTACTCGTCGGGGATGCAGGCCGTGGTGGCCGCGGCGGGCGTGTGCGGGCGGGTGTCCGTGTTCGGGTTCGGCAAGGAGCCCGGCGCGCGGCACCACTACCACACGCTGCAGCGCGGGGAGCTGGACCTGCACGACTACGAGGCCGAGTACGAGTTCTACCGGGACCTCGAGGAGCGGCCGGAGACCATACCCTTCCTGCGGGACTCCGGCTTCAGGCTGCCGCCGGTCGTGGTCTACCGCTGACCGACCATCGATTCAGATCAACGGCCGTGTCAGTCAGTGCCAACGTACATAGTCCATTGGTTTGACACAAATTTTTGCTACTCAATCAATCAAAACGCGTTGTACAAAAGCGCAAGA
Protein-coding sequences here:
- the LOC8060223 gene encoding sialyltransferase-like protein 3; translation: MKRQWSHPSVVLPLLVVVFLLLTFRCSLRQHAQQAFSSRRGAAADDDAGRYAVDAKLAELAAVDPAASAVLRAAETLLERNLTWARAPPERRDAAVRGLRDWLGRQRFEPQVMAQLLDLIKRPIDRYAYAGETGGDDVPVRPYASCAVVGNSGILLAREHGALIDGHDLVIRLNNAPAGAGRYARHVGSKTGLAFLNSNVLSGCVGAPRLAGRLGGCRYCRLAYGDRVPILTYMCNAAHFAEHAVCNADDGGAAAPVIVTDPRLDALCARIVKYYSLRRFVRETGRPAEEWGTRHEEGMFHYSSGMQAVVAAAGVCGRVSVFGFGKEPGARHHYHTLQRGELDLHDYEAEYEFYRDLEERPETIPFLRDSGFRLPPVVVYR